In the Mytilus galloprovincialis chromosome 10, xbMytGall1.hap1.1, whole genome shotgun sequence genome, one interval contains:
- the LOC143049670 gene encoding uncharacterized protein LOC143049670 translates to MDKVLLAYEEDFVKTKLFQGIQSKDNLVCLASIKAGEDIHRKCKKSGQSYLHVILTFASLGVERKFVPMVYQLSNAEINLDSVDNNGESPLHMSIHKALLELMVALVKCGASCDKELEMELLREVRGPSSFELTSCYQKFSPGYWDAVENDKAFKTNVLVKSWCRINISKNNKSLIEYAKEKNACEKIVKMLFQNEASIEFAHATIAGDEERMRYLLLHHDVDLSTSDLSHRESYFDPYAPLTLYGAAIKYSHKHILHMLKNPKDVVGDRRQTVITDNDTSDKRQIDQIDMVDGSQVCVVL, encoded by the coding sequence ATGGATAAGGTACTTCTAGCGTATGAAGAAGATTTCGTGAAAACCAAGCTTTTTCAAGGAATTCAGTCTAAAGATAACTTGGTTTGTCTGGCTAGTATAAAAGCAGGCGAAGACATTCATAGAAAATGCAAGAAATCAGGGCAATCATATCTGCACGTTATTCTAACGTTTGCGTCTCTAGGGGTGGAACGAAAATTTGTCCCCATGGTATACCAGTTGTCAAATGCGGAAATAAATCTAGATTCGGTCGATAATAATGGAGAATCGCCCTTGCATATGTCAATTCATAAAGCATTGCTTGAACTCATGGTGGCTTTAGTAAAATGTGGTGCTTCATGTGACAAGGAACTTGAAATGGAGTTGTTAAGGGAAGTGCGCGGTCCGTCAAGTTTTGAGTTGACTAGCTGTTATCAAAAATTTTCTCCTGGATATTGGGACGCAGTTGAAAACGACAAAGCtttcaaaacaaatgttttagTCAAATCATGGTGTAGGATTAATATATCCAAAAACAATAAATCCCTTATAGAATATGCTAAAGAAAAGAATGCATGTGAAAAAATAGTGAAGATGTTATTTCAGAACGAGGCATCAATTGAGTTTGCACATGCTACAATAGCAGGGGACGAAGAACGAATGCGCTACCTCTTATTGCATCATGATGTTGATTTATCTACCTCCGACCTTTCACACAGGGAGAGCTATTTCGACCCTTATGCACCCTTAACCTTATATGGCGCAGCCATTAAATACAGTCACAAACATATACTGCATATGTTAAAAAATCCCAAAGATGTCGTCGGTGACAGGCGTCAAACTGTAATAACGGACAATGACACCAGCGACAAGCGTCAAATTGATCAAATCGACATGGTTGACGGTTCACAAGTGTGTGTTGTTCTCtaa